GCGACATGGTTTAACAGCCGATGGCGTTATCGGAAAAGGTACCGTTAGCGCTTTAAACTTTTCCAAAGCGACCCGGAAAAAACAGATTATTGCCAATTTAGAACGCTGGAGATGGTTCCCGAGAGATCTGGGCGAAAGCTATGTGATTATCAACATCCCCGATTTTAACCTGTATGTAGTCAAAGATAACGACACGGTTCAGAATCACCGCGTAGTCGTTGGTCGTGCCAAAAGAAGAACGCCGGTACTTTCGTCCCGATTCAGCAATCTGATTATTAATCCTACCTGGACCGTTCCGCCAACAATTTTAAAAGAGGACCTGACACCTTCTGCCAGCAAAAACAGAAACTATTTTGCCAATACCGGGATTACTATATATGACATGAAAGGCAATGTGGTGAGTCCGGGAGACTGGAATGCCAACAAGTCGAACAACTACCGTTATGTACAAAAACCGGGCAGCAACAACTCCCTGGGATTAATCAAATTTAATTTCAGCAATAAGCATTTGGTATATCTGCATGATACAAACCACCGCGATTATTTCAAACTGAACAATCGCGCTTTAAGTTCGGGCTGTATCAGGGTGGAGGATCCTTTTAAATTATCCGGCTATATTCTGGATAATGAAGAAAACAACTGGACTAAGGAAAAAGTAGATAAAATGATTGCGACCAATAAAACGCAGAGCATTGTATTGAAAAAGCCCACCTTTGTACATCAGCTGTACTGGACAGCATGGATGGACAAAGACGGGCTGGTATTCAGAAACGATATTTACGATCTTGATTTAGAGCTCTACAGCAAATTACGAGATTAATTTTGATTTCATTTCGTAATTGCGTGATGGATGGTAGATAAAAAGGCACGACTGGTCTTTTATCAGGTTAATGATTTCCTTGTGAAGTGCAACAGGAACAGCAGGACAACCCTGACTTCTTCCCAGTCTTCCTTGTGAAGAAATAAAACTTTCATTAGCATAATCAGCACCGTGCATCACAACTGCTCTGTTTCTTGCATTGTCATTGATGCCATATTCCAGTCCGTCCAAACGTAGGGACATTCCGTGTTTACCCTGATAAACTTCTCCGGTAGCATAGAATCCTAAACTACTTTTGAACGAATTGGTTTCATTGGAAAACTGGTTGGCAAATTCATCTCCGCTGTTTTTCCCGTGGGAAACCACAGACTGAAGTAAGATAGTGTTCGTAGCCATATCAATCACCCAAAGTCTTTTTTGAGTGGAGGACAGACTAAAATCTATTAAAGTCAAAATATCTTTTTTGATAACGCCTTGTTCTTTTAACTGATAGAAACCTTCCAAAGCTTTTGTAAAACTTTCCAGTTTCGGCATCGAGTAGGATTTGGTATTCAGGGTTGTATATAAGCTTTTAACTTTTAATTCAAATGAGGCTTTCGCATTGGCTGCTACTAACTTTGGCGGGTCTGTTTCCTTGATTGAAACTGGCTTAAAAGACAATAAAAAAAGAAACAAAACCGGGAAAATTCTGTAAACCATTGATAATCTATTCATTATATTACTGTGTGTTGAGTCCAAAAATATATATAAATTTTAAACGACCAAATTTTTTTTGACATTAATCGGCTAACTTTAACATTTTAATCGCTTTTTATTAAATTTTAACATTTAATACCTTGCTAATTCTTACAAAAAACACTTCAAAAAAGTACATTTGTTAATTTTAATGCGAAAAACTATATGAAAAACGCAGTTTTATTCATTTTTATTATCCTGAACACAACTTTTCTCTCCGGTCAGGAAATAAATAATGAACTTGAAAAAATTGCAATCCGGAAAAAAATACTCAATGCAAGGCTGTCTTCTTCCGCTGTAACGATTGACGGAAAGCTGCAGGAAACCGCATGGGAACAAGCGGAAATAGCATCCGGTTTTATCACCTATCAGCCCGATAACGGAAGCCTTGTTAGTCCGGAAAAACGCACCGAAGTCCGTGTATTGTATGACGATGACGGTATCTATATTGGCGCCATGCTTTATGATGATCCTGCCAAAATTGTAAAAGAAATTACCGAACGGGACAAATTCGGAACCTCCGATTTCTTTGGTATTTTTATTAACGGCTATAACGACGGGCAGCAGGATTTCCGCTTTTTTGTAACTACTGCCGGCACACAGCTGGACTGCATTGCCACCGCAGGCGGTGAAGATTATACCTGGGACGGCATCTGGCACAGCAGCGTCAGCATTACCGACTTTGGCTGGACAGTTGAAATGAAAATTCCTTATGCCGCCATACGGTTTTCCGAACAGAAAGACCAGATCTGGGGTGTGAACTTTTTCAGGGAAATCCGGCGTGACCGCCAAAAATATACCTGGAACCATATTGACAATAAAATTGGCGCCACCATCACGCAGGCCGGTATTTTAAAGGGCATTGCCAATATAAAACCGCCTACCCGGTTGTTCCTGATTCCTTATTCTTCCGTATATCTGAACCATAATGATGACGGTACCAAAACAGAGTTCAAAGCCGGAATGGATATCAAATACGGGCTCAGTGATTCTTTTACGCTGGACGCCATTCTGGTACCCGATTTCGGCCAGACGGCTTTCGACAATGTCATCCTGAACCTGGGGCCTTTTGAACAGGAATTCAACGAAAACCGCCCTTTCTTTACGGAAGGTACCGATCTTTTCAACAAAGGAAAACTCCTGTATTCCCGCAGAATCGGAGGCGAGCCTTCCACTACTCCAACCACCACTGAAGACGAGGAAGTCACCCATTTTCCGGGCAGGGTTAATTTACTGAATGCCTTAAAACTTTCCGGAAGAACATCCAAAGGACTGGGCATAGGCGTGATGAATGCCATTACCGAAAAAACCGAAGCCACCGTCCGGAATACCGTTACCGGGGCTACCCGGACTGAAGTTGTCGAACCGTTAACGAACTATAATATCCTGGTACTGGACCAGCGATTCCGGAAAAATTCCTCTGTATCCCTGGTGAATACCAGCGTGCTTCGCAACGGAAATTTCCGGGATGCAAATGTATCGGCAGTACTGTTCGACCTCAACACCAAAGCCAATACTTACAACCTTGCCGGAAACGCAAAATACAGCCATCTCAACACTGCCGAAAAACCGCAAAACGGGTATACCACCTATCTGAACTTTAGTAAAACCAGCGGCAAATACCGTTTTAGTGCCAACACTACCTATATCTCGAAAGACTACGATATTAATGATATGGGAATCATTTTTGAAACCAATTACCACAACTTTTATGTGAACGGGAATTACCGTATCCTGAATCCGAACACCACCTTTAATTCTTTCAAGATAAGTACGATTAATTATATCGAAATCCAGAATACCACCGGCCGTTTGCAGGAAGCTACGTTTGAGCTGACCCTGGATTCCGACAGTAAAAAAAATCATTATATCGGCGGAGGCCTAGGCTTATCTCCTTTTGAAACCTACGATTTTTACCAGCCGCGCCGGGAAGGACGTTTTGTGTACAATCCCAGATATTTCAGTACGTGGCTTGATATTTCTTCCAATTACAACTACCCTTTTGCCTTGGATGCCAATATTTACCTCGATCTTTTCGATCAGGACAAAAGGCATACCTATGGCATCCGCCTGAGTCCGCGTTATCGTTTTAACGACAAACTAACCCTGGTTTACGCTATTGACTGGACCCGTCAGAATGACGATAAAGGCTGGGTAGATTTTGATGAGGATGCGATTATTTTTGCCAACAGAAACCGGAATACCATTGAAAATACCATCGTTGGGAAATTTTCGCTTAACAACAAAATGACCTTCAACCTGAAAGCCCGTTACTATTGGTCGTATGCCGAAAACCTGAATTTTCTTTCACTGACAAACGACGGACATTTCACACCCAATCCCGGTTATAACGAGGACAAAAACTCCAATTTTAAAATCTGGAATTTCGATTTATCCTACTCCTGGTGGTTCGCACCCGGCAGCCAGCTTTCGGTTCTTTACCGGAATAATGCAATTCACAACGAAAAGCACTTAAATAAAAATATTATTGATAATTTAGACAACACTTTAAGCAATAATCTAAACAACACATTTTCAATTAGTTTTCGTTACTACATTGATTACAACAATGCAAAAAAATGGTTTAAAACATGAAAAAGAAAGTAATTTTAATGATTTTGGACGGTTGGGGAAAATCTCCCGACCCAAAAGTTTCTGCAATTGACAATGCCAATACTCCTTTTATAGATAGTCTTTATACCCAATATCCAAATGCTTCCCTGCGAACGGACGGCTTAAATGTAGGCTTACCCGAAGGACAAATGGGCAACTCCGAAGTGGGTCACATGAATCTGGGTGCCGGAAGGATCATTTACCAGGACCTGGCAAAAATTAACCTGGCGGTACAAAACAAAACATTAAACAACGAAAAGGTTTTACGGGATGCTTTTGAATACGCCAGAAACAACAATAAAAAAGTACACTTTTTAGGACTGCTCTCTGATGGCGGGGTGCATTCCCACACTTCACACCTGAAAGGCTTATTGGATGCGGCTCAGGATTTCGGACTGAAAGATGTTTTTGTACATGCTTTTACCGACGGACGTGATGTTGATCCAAAATCGGGGGTACACTATATAGAAGACCTAGAAAACTACCTTCACAAATCATCGGCCCGCCTGGCTTCGGTTGTTGGCCGTTACTACGCCATGGATCGTGACAAAAGATGGGAGCGTATTAAACTTGCCTATGACCTGATCGTAAACGGAAAAGGTGTTCCTACCCAAAATCCTGTTTCGAGTGTACTGGCCAGTTACCACAACAATATTACCGATGAATTTATTGAACCGATAGTTGTTGTGGACAACAATCAGCAGCCGGTTGCCACAATAGCAAACGGGGATGTTGTGATTTTCTTTAATTTCAGAACCGACAGAGGCCGTCAGCTAACCGAAGCTTTATCGCAGAAAGACCTGCACGAGCAAAACATGCACAAACTGGATCTGTATTATGTAACCATGACAAACTATGATGATACCTACCAGAATGTTCATGTGATTTACGACAAAGACAACATCACCGAAACACTGGGAGAAGTACTGGAGAAAAACGGTAAAAAACAGATCCGTATCGCCGAAACCGAAAAATACCCGCACGTTACCTTCTTCTTTTCCGGCGGGCGCGAAGCTCCTTTTGTTGGAGAAAGCCGCCTGTTATGTCCGTCGCCAAAGGTAGCCACCTATGATTTAAAACCCGAAATGAGCGCTTTTGACTTAAAAGATGCCCTGATTCCGGAACTTAAAAAAGGCGACGTGGATTTTGTTTGCCTGAACTTTGCCAACGGCGATATGGTAGGCCATACCGGTGTTATGGAAGCAGCAATCAAAGCCTGTGAAGCGGTTGACATTTGCGTAAAAGAAGTTATTGAGACCGCTTTGGAAAACAATTATACCACGATTGTTATTGCCGACCACGGAAATTGTGAAACCATGATCAACCCGGACGGCACGCCAAACACCGCCCATACAACAAATCCGGTTCCGATTATTTTAGTGGACAAAGACCTGAAATATATCGATAACGGAATTTTAGGCGACTTGGCTCCTACTATTTTAGAATTAATGGGTATTGAAAAACCGGCTGTCATGACACAGCACTCTCTTTTAAGACCTTTTGAAAAATAAACCCATAAAAAAAGCTCCTTATCCGGAGCTTTTTTTTATTTAAAACGACTGATGTCATAATACGATTTCTCGATCCATTCCTGATGATCCGGATGCGCAATCCGAAGCAGCTCCTGAACACGCTGCTTTAATGTTTTCCCATATAGATCGGCAATTCCGTATTCCGTTACGATATACTGTACATGTGAACGTGTTGTTACCACTCCCGCACCCTGTTTCAGATACGGCACAATACGGCTTTCCCCTCTTTTGGTAACCGATGGCAGCGCAATAATGGCTTTTCCGCCTTTACTTAAAGAGGCTCCCCGCACAAAGTCCATCTGTCCGCCCACACCGGAATACATTTTCGCCCCGATCGAATCGGCACAAACCTGACCGGTAGCATCCACTTCTATCGCCGAGTTAATCGCTATCATTTTGGGATTTCTGCGAATAACAGACGTGTCATTCACATAAGACGATTCCCGCATTTCAATAAACGGATTGTCATCTACAAAATCATACAAACGCTGGGAACCGATTAAAAAAGTAGCCAGAGCCCTTCCGCGGTTTACTCCTTTATAATTACAATTGATCACGTCATTTTCGATCAGGTCAATTACCCCGTCGGAAAACATTTCGGTGTGCAATCCTAAATTTTTATGGTTTACGAGTTTCGCTAAAACGGCATTCGGAATGGAACCAATTCCCATTTGAAGTGTACTTTCATCTTCGATCAATCCGGCAACCAATTCCCCGATTTTTGCTTCCACTGGGCTGATCTCTTTCGAACCGTGCCCGTGAATCACCTCATTTACCTCAACCAGGTAATCAATTTCGGAAATATGCAGGATTCCGTCGCCAAAAGTTCTCGGCATGTTCGGGTTGACCTGTGCGATAACCGTTTTGGAGTTTTCAATTGCCGCCATAGTCGCTTCTACCGAAACACCCAAAGAGCAATAACCGTGGCTGTCCGGTGGCGATACATGGATAAAAGCCACATCCAGGTGAATCACCTTTTTACGGAATAAATGCGGCAGTTCACTTAAAAAAACCGGTGTATAGGAACCGTTTCCGGCCGCCAAAGTGTGCCGTACATTCTGACCGATAAAAAAGGAATTCACATGAAAACTTTCCGCCAGTTCCGGATTTGCATAAGGAGCTTCTCCTTCCGTATGCAAATGGCATACTTCAACGTTTTTCAGTTCGGAGGCTCTTTCGGCCAGTGCCTTTGTTAAAACAGTGGGCGTTGCAGCCGCTGCCTGTACATAAATTCTGTCATTCGACCTTATAATCTTTACAGCTTCTGCTGCAGAAACATATTTACTCATACCTCTAATTTTTATGTAAAATTAAACCCACATAAGTTACGAAAATATGACGAAACTCATGTGGAAATTTCAATTAATGAATAATCAACAGAATGTTGTACTTTTGCGGTTTGAAATTCAATGTTATGATTATTCCCAAAACAAGAGAAGAAATAGAATTAATGCGAGAGAGTGCCCTATTGGTTTCTAAGACCTTAGGAATGATTGCCAGTGAAATCAAACCTGGTATTACCACGCTTCAACTTGATAAATTAGCCGAAACATTCATCAGAGACCATCAGGGGATTCCCGGATTTCTGGGATTATACGGCTGTCCTTCCACCTTACTGACAAGTGTTAACGACCAGATTGTTCACGGTTTACCAACCGACAGACCAATCCAGGAAGGCGACATTGTTTCGGTAGATTGTGGTGCTATTAAAAATGAATTTTATGGTGACCATGCCTATACTTTCGAGATTGGCGAGGTAGCTCCCGAAACGAAAAAGTTACTTCAGGTAACCAAAGAATCCTTATATGTTGGTATCCGTGAATTCAAAATCGGGAACCGCGTGGAAGACGTTGGAAATGCCATTCAGAAATACACCGAAGCACATGGCTACGGAGTGGTTCGTGAATTGGTAGGTCACGGTTTAGGCAAAAAAATGCACGAAGAACCGGAAATGCCAAACTACGGAAAAAGAGGCCGCGGTAAACTTTTTATAGAAGGAATGGTTGTAGCTATTGAACCGATGATTAACATGGGTACCAAAAACATCAAACATTTAAAAGACGGATGGACGATTGTTACCCGCGATGGAAAACCAAGTGCTCACTTTGAACACAATGTGGCTATCGTGGACGGGAAACCGGAATTATTATCCACTTTCGAATATATTTATCAGGTTTTAGGCATTCAATCTGATGAAGAAAAAGAATTTAGAAAAGAAGCTTTAGTACTCTAAATATAAAGTGCAAACGCTGTAATCCCTAAAAATTGCAGCGTTTGTATTTCAAAAATCTGTAAATGAAATCCGCTTTCAAATTTATCCTGAATACCATCCCAAGACCTTTATTAATAAGGTTGAGTTATGTTGCACGACCTGTTTTGGCTTTAGCCTTAAAAGGAAATGCGTTTACCGATCCTATAGACGGGAAAAGTTTCAGAACATTCCTTCCGTACGGTTACGGCACGCAGCGCAACAATGTTCTTTCTCCCAGTACGCTTTCACTGGAAAGACACCGTTTATTGTGGTTGTATTTAAAAAATGAAACCGATTTCTTTACCGCTCCCAAAAAAGTACTGCACTTTGCTCCGGAGCAGGCTTTCTACAAATTATTCCGGAACCAGAAAAACCTGGAATATACCACTACCGATTTATTATCGCCGTTAGCCGATGTAAAGGCCGACATCTGCAACCTGCCTTTTGCAGACAATTCGTATGATCTGATATTGTGCAATCACGTTTTGGAACACATTCCGGACGACACCAAAGCCATGCAGGAATTATACCGTGTTTTAAAACCGGGCGGCATGGGCATTTTTCAAATCCCGCAGGATTTATCGAGAGCCGAAACTTTTGAAGACGATTCCATTACCGATCCTAAAGAACGTGCCCGTATCTTCGGACAGTACGACCACGTTCGCGTTTACGGAAGGGATTATTTCGACAAGTTAAGAAACATTGGTTTTACCGTTGTGGAAGAAGATTACACCCAAAAAATTGCACCCGATCTAGTAGAACGCTATTGCCTGGCCAAAGGTGAAATTATTCCGGTTTGCTATAAATAAAAGCTTTTTGGAACAATAGTTGTATGAATTGTTTTAGGAGAATTGATTATCTTTACCTTTCAGACAATTTCAACAGACTATGCTATTTCATACAAAACTACGAATCTTAACGCTGCTATATTGTGTATTTCTAAGTACTGTTTCTGCTTTTTCACAGGTTGAAACCGAAGTAAATCCGCCATTCAACATTAAAACGATTTCCTTTGTACAAAGCGGCGCCAACACGATTCCGATGTTTCGTCTGGGCGATACTTTTGAACTCCAGTTTGACGATTTGTTTGGCAATGAAGCCGACTATTATTACACCATCACGCAATACAATTACGACTGGACGCCTACGATACTGGCAAAGTCTGAATATTTGCAGGGCATGGACAACCAAAGGATTATGACCTATCAGAACTCCTTTAATACCTTACAGATCTATTCCCATTACAAACAGGCATTCCCCAACCGTTTTAACCGTATTTTACTAACCGGTAACTATATGGTTAAGATTTTTAACGACAACCAGGAACTGGTTTTTTCAAGACGCTTTATCATTTATGAAGAAACCGTGAGCGTACCGCTGCAAATAAAACGTTCCCGTGACCTGGCGACAATTGAGAAAAAGCAGAATATGGATTTCACCATTAAAATGGGCGATAACAACCTGCAAAATCCGATACAGAATGTCAAAGTAGCACTATTGCAAAACGGAAGA
This region of Flavobacterium inviolabile genomic DNA includes:
- a CDS encoding L,D-transpeptidase family protein, encoding MLHRYYLLLVPMFLFGCKKEKAVIAEQIIQKDNIKVTPLAFPEAIAIDTAYFADYPEEVKQFYKNNLYKTVWTIEKDRKALTAAIKNSEFDGLNPDDYSIGSIEKQEAGHKTLSEKELITNDILQTAVFYKLANHLYNGKVVPTKLYSDWDLYPKEINLNAKLQNALKHHTIEESLDSLKPDHIVYKRLKDALQKIENMPKDNVKDIVVSDKIVLNDTNAAMVTIKKRLAYWGDYKKEDSLTSVYDEKTAGAVKKFQKRHGLTADGVIGKGTVSALNFSKATRKKQIIANLERWRWFPRDLGESYVIINIPDFNLYVVKDNDTVQNHRVVVGRAKRRTPVLSSRFSNLIINPTWTVPPTILKEDLTPSASKNRNYFANTGITIYDMKGNVVSPGDWNANKSNNYRYVQKPGSNNSLGLIKFNFSNKHLVYLHDTNHRDYFKLNNRALSSGCIRVEDPFKLSGYILDNEENNWTKEKVDKMIATNKTQSIVLKKPTFVHQLYWTAWMDKDGLVFRNDIYDLDLELYSKLRD
- a CDS encoding murein L,D-transpeptidase catalytic domain family protein gives rise to the protein MVYRIFPVLFLFLLSFKPVSIKETDPPKLVAANAKASFELKVKSLYTTLNTKSYSMPKLESFTKALEGFYQLKEQGVIKKDILTLIDFSLSSTQKRLWVIDMATNTILLQSVVSHGKNSGDEFANQFSNETNSFKSSLGFYATGEVYQGKHGMSLRLDGLEYGINDNARNRAVVMHGADYANESFISSQGRLGRSQGCPAVPVALHKEIINLIKDQSCLFIYHPSRNYEMKSKLIS
- a CDS encoding DUF5916 domain-containing protein, yielding MKNAVLFIFIILNTTFLSGQEINNELEKIAIRKKILNARLSSSAVTIDGKLQETAWEQAEIASGFITYQPDNGSLVSPEKRTEVRVLYDDDGIYIGAMLYDDPAKIVKEITERDKFGTSDFFGIFINGYNDGQQDFRFFVTTAGTQLDCIATAGGEDYTWDGIWHSSVSITDFGWTVEMKIPYAAIRFSEQKDQIWGVNFFREIRRDRQKYTWNHIDNKIGATITQAGILKGIANIKPPTRLFLIPYSSVYLNHNDDGTKTEFKAGMDIKYGLSDSFTLDAILVPDFGQTAFDNVILNLGPFEQEFNENRPFFTEGTDLFNKGKLLYSRRIGGEPSTTPTTTEDEEVTHFPGRVNLLNALKLSGRTSKGLGIGVMNAITEKTEATVRNTVTGATRTEVVEPLTNYNILVLDQRFRKNSSVSLVNTSVLRNGNFRDANVSAVLFDLNTKANTYNLAGNAKYSHLNTAEKPQNGYTTYLNFSKTSGKYRFSANTTYISKDYDINDMGIIFETNYHNFYVNGNYRILNPNTTFNSFKISTINYIEIQNTTGRLQEATFELTLDSDSKKNHYIGGGLGLSPFETYDFYQPRREGRFVYNPRYFSTWLDISSNYNYPFALDANIYLDLFDQDKRHTYGIRLSPRYRFNDKLTLVYAIDWTRQNDDKGWVDFDEDAIIFANRNRNTIENTIVGKFSLNNKMTFNLKARYYWSYAENLNFLSLTNDGHFTPNPGYNEDKNSNFKIWNFDLSYSWWFAPGSQLSVLYRNNAIHNEKHLNKNIIDNLDNTLSNNLNNTFSISFRYYIDYNNAKKWFKT
- the gpmI gene encoding 2,3-bisphosphoglycerate-independent phosphoglycerate mutase, with product MKKKVILMILDGWGKSPDPKVSAIDNANTPFIDSLYTQYPNASLRTDGLNVGLPEGQMGNSEVGHMNLGAGRIIYQDLAKINLAVQNKTLNNEKVLRDAFEYARNNNKKVHFLGLLSDGGVHSHTSHLKGLLDAAQDFGLKDVFVHAFTDGRDVDPKSGVHYIEDLENYLHKSSARLASVVGRYYAMDRDKRWERIKLAYDLIVNGKGVPTQNPVSSVLASYHNNITDEFIEPIVVVDNNQQPVATIANGDVVIFFNFRTDRGRQLTEALSQKDLHEQNMHKLDLYYVTMTNYDDTYQNVHVIYDKDNITETLGEVLEKNGKKQIRIAETEKYPHVTFFFSGGREAPFVGESRLLCPSPKVATYDLKPEMSAFDLKDALIPELKKGDVDFVCLNFANGDMVGHTGVMEAAIKACEAVDICVKEVIETALENNYTTIVIADHGNCETMINPDGTPNTAHTTNPVPIILVDKDLKYIDNGILGDLAPTILELMGIEKPAVMTQHSLLRPFEK
- a CDS encoding acetyl-CoA hydrolase/transferase family protein is translated as MSKYVSAAEAVKIIRSNDRIYVQAAAATPTVLTKALAERASELKNVEVCHLHTEGEAPYANPELAESFHVNSFFIGQNVRHTLAAGNGSYTPVFLSELPHLFRKKVIHLDVAFIHVSPPDSHGYCSLGVSVEATMAAIENSKTVIAQVNPNMPRTFGDGILHISEIDYLVEVNEVIHGHGSKEISPVEAKIGELVAGLIEDESTLQMGIGSIPNAVLAKLVNHKNLGLHTEMFSDGVIDLIENDVINCNYKGVNRGRALATFLIGSQRLYDFVDDNPFIEMRESSYVNDTSVIRRNPKMIAINSAIEVDATGQVCADSIGAKMYSGVGGQMDFVRGASLSKGGKAIIALPSVTKRGESRIVPYLKQGAGVVTTRSHVQYIVTEYGIADLYGKTLKQRVQELLRIAHPDHQEWIEKSYYDISRFK
- the map gene encoding type I methionyl aminopeptidase, which gives rise to MIIPKTREEIELMRESALLVSKTLGMIASEIKPGITTLQLDKLAETFIRDHQGIPGFLGLYGCPSTLLTSVNDQIVHGLPTDRPIQEGDIVSVDCGAIKNEFYGDHAYTFEIGEVAPETKKLLQVTKESLYVGIREFKIGNRVEDVGNAIQKYTEAHGYGVVRELVGHGLGKKMHEEPEMPNYGKRGRGKLFIEGMVVAIEPMINMGTKNIKHLKDGWTIVTRDGKPSAHFEHNVAIVDGKPELLSTFEYIYQVLGIQSDEEKEFRKEALVL
- a CDS encoding class I SAM-dependent methyltransferase; protein product: MKSAFKFILNTIPRPLLIRLSYVARPVLALALKGNAFTDPIDGKSFRTFLPYGYGTQRNNVLSPSTLSLERHRLLWLYLKNETDFFTAPKKVLHFAPEQAFYKLFRNQKNLEYTTTDLLSPLADVKADICNLPFADNSYDLILCNHVLEHIPDDTKAMQELYRVLKPGGMGIFQIPQDLSRAETFEDDSITDPKERARIFGQYDHVRVYGRDYFDKLRNIGFTVVEEDYTQKIAPDLVERYCLAKGEIIPVCYK